One part of the Mesomycoplasma conjunctivae genome encodes these proteins:
- a CDS encoding APC family permease, with protein sequence MATIQSDKAKNKNKISFFGALLIVFGALIGAGIFFKSKSVLEGSGFNLALAIASWIVACISIIAMSFSLIEIASVSSKSNLSLIIWNKIFNSKFVYQLSKSFIIYAYLPFTYFVMPVYFMQMLQDAIAAFKLSESASWGLNFDWIIVLLVTLVVFYYFLVVGLNSKIAQKHNTVILFFKFIPIISTVILGFVFLAMGASNQLASQPQFSNISNTITQGESLAKTLPGVGILLSMAAIFFTYEGFFTVAGLQTEMKNPKKTPLAIMIGIALTTIIYLLIAIATSIVGDGSISSFLQIAKDELKWSQQVIQWIIGTTNLFIAISILGIVNVFTMWGPRAIDELIKNGELKFLEKWHQKYNQKTDKPIVASWFLAIISTVLIIILTLVGVYGYSDNTYSLYGESLNNLYAFADISGNWSALITFALIAASIYGGIQNRKTNLITTQKIKYFKPLAYFSVISIVIILSSAFLIPIIDLFLLTGVDPNVENFNLILKVRITKIIVLILFVFLPSLPAFYEKFKDKKLLSIR encoded by the coding sequence ATGGCGACAATTCAAAGTGATAAAGCTAAAAATAAAAATAAAATTTCTTTCTTTGGTGCGCTTCTCATTGTTTTTGGAGCTTTGATAGGTGCAGGAATTTTCTTTAAATCTAAATCTGTTCTTGAAGGCTCAGGTTTTAATTTAGCACTTGCAATTGCAAGTTGGATTGTTGCTTGCATCTCAATAATTGCAATGTCTTTTAGCTTGATAGAAATTGCATCAGTATCAAGCAAGTCAAATTTATCATTAATTATTTGAAATAAAATATTTAATTCTAAATTTGTTTATCAATTATCCAAGAGTTTTATTATTTATGCTTATTTACCTTTTACATATTTTGTAATGCCCGTTTATTTTATGCAAATGCTTCAAGATGCTATTGCAGCTTTTAAACTCTCAGAATCAGCTTCATGAGGTTTAAATTTTGATTGAATTATAGTGCTTCTTGTTACACTTGTAGTTTTTTACTATTTTTTAGTTGTTGGTCTTAATTCTAAAATAGCTCAAAAGCACAATACTGTGATTTTGTTTTTTAAATTTATCCCAATTATCTCTACTGTTATTTTAGGTTTTGTTTTCCTTGCAATGGGAGCTAGTAACCAACTAGCCAGCCAACCTCAATTTAGCAATATTAGCAATACTATTACACAGGGTGAATCGCTTGCAAAAACTTTGCCTGGAGTTGGTATTTTATTATCTATGGCTGCTATTTTCTTTACTTATGAAGGTTTTTTTACAGTAGCAGGTCTACAAACTGAGATGAAAAATCCTAAAAAAACACCTTTAGCTATTATGATAGGGATAGCCCTGACCACCATTATTTATTTATTAATAGCAATTGCAACTTCAATTGTCGGTGATGGTTCAATTAGCTCTTTTTTACAAATAGCAAAAGATGAACTCAAATGATCACAACAAGTCATTCAATGAATTATAGGTACAACTAATTTATTTATAGCAATTAGTATTTTGGGTATTGTCAATGTTTTTACGATGTGAGGGCCACGCGCAATTGATGAGTTAATTAAAAATGGAGAACTAAAATTTTTAGAAAAGTGGCATCAGAAATATAATCAAAAGACAGACAAACCGATAGTAGCTAGTTGATTTTTAGCAATTATTTCTACTGTACTAATCATAATTTTAACTTTAGTAGGAGTTTATGGATATAGCGATAATACCTATAGTTTGTATGGAGAGAGTCTAAATAATTTATATGCCTTTGCAGATATTAGTGGAAATTGATCAGCATTGATTACATTTGCTTTAATTGCCGCATCAATTTATGGTGGTATTCAAAATAGAAAAACTAATTTAATAACAACACAAAAAATCAAATATTTTAAACCACTTGCTTACTTTTCTGTTATAAGTATTGTAATTATTTTGAGCTCAGCTTTTCTTATTCCAATAATAGATCTTTTTTTATTAACTGGAGTTGATCCAAATGTTGAAAATTTTAATTTGATTCTCAAAGTTAGAATAACTAAAATTATTGTTTTAATTCTTTTTGTTTTTTTACCTTCACTACCAGCATTTTATGAAAAATTTAAGGATAAAAAATTACTATCTATTAGATAG